A stretch of Pseudoprevotella muciniphila DNA encodes these proteins:
- a CDS encoding GEVED domain-containing protein: protein MKLKKYTLIAALALPMAAAAQTASVTFDTDDYKSVSVYDSWENSPFRKGTLQGNVAVIDNHLNQVDDFLGEAPNSTAKILGVQRSRFGSNQFGARIDLKTPFSLSPTPQYVHVLINRPIEGRVMLMGLGKHREQDWAGQSPETEQFWEISTTTITPNKWTDAVFAIKGVSGVDIYSLVVVPECESPHDRNQDFVAYIDQIVVNTSPAPLLQYDDYPTNFDKKSTKSTRNDRGIKTVSLAGKTVNVSSDPSSGDPVYRDMMENTFPVKAGQEVTASMTIEGNWMNSYLYIDYGQDGKFSYGLNANGTPAEGSDIKTFSNYNGKNSRGVTNSSNNTLAMPSFTIPAGTPKGFYRMRFKDDWNDIDPGGAPTIVSNGGGIVDVRLNVHEDNVTVTEDNRNGEVLSGDGSALMTTTPFGQAFTVKLNPENGFAYNGMRVRHGYNLDGDKLIRGTLQYVDDIVYSNAFDENDCYTIPAEWVDGDIVIEGLFVEKGTEISYDYLLNLNKDTTISRTDRYLNAVTMAGKRVDIANDKKVYHEDMSQTFFVAPGDAMTPTFGYAGGPMHGYVYIDKNQNGIFDTGNITNGVIGENSDAMTFSFWSGNNTNGQSGYNSNGVNLTGSARNVLNPPSFTIPNLADGFYRIRFKVDWNEIDAGGNVTSNNHIISNGGGIADYRLRVFSGSEVNVSVVSGYGEVLNVSNQTLGGTTVPYNEALTLKVVPNAGYEVEEILVTHGVLDANPAIIHSVPQVLTTTYTGADLTDGELTLPAEIVDGDLRITVRMVGEPSDPSIGGDDNNNTIGVTPEYPAATKPGTASLTVSGTDQWTLGNNLFSATFAKRNGVLSFVGAEALDIQGAKELFEFQLYNGTKVKASAMTLQSVTMETLTPNNAVRTASESRANGYALKAVYTYNFETGKTLTATWRAVLRDGSHYLRTTVDFSTTHDVKMKTITPMQFYVNNRHGVPTRNGQPVAGSPLVTSHIFAGLETPTALNTVVGAADFEVGSWKNTYFNDLDSDEVPAELLSLTPYENLSSFSSTSFSAVEGPVMVSNLTNNGTVSFTFLYGSGSCGLATVGVQLLDANGSVVAHDYHTGFSGSRKVNHVYTLTGVTEGNYTLRYIIDHESQSSICDAGTITVSGATIKKGTNSFEVDSWKNSYFSNLASSEVPSELLSLTPYENITSFSSTSFSAAEGPVTVSNLTNNGTVSFTFLYGSGSCGLATVGVQLLNANGSVVAHDYHTGFSGGRKVNHVYTLTGVEAGNYTLRYIIDHESQSSICDAGTITVSGATITKRDDAVATPTSTIQGVWRRPQWLKPNDDWHVGAVVGLIAQDDNQDQARRSVLAYVERERAVPWRSFSLYNSWYEVNINRTNKYSDYSHCMTEAQCMKILQHWKDSLYTKRGQSIQSFVWDDGWDTYGNWGFNPGFPNGFTNLSNLAGSFNTNIGAWLGPKGGYDTAGAQRKKYWTDKGKTMGLAEPEYYSLFLDTCSHFLQNYNFNCFKFDGIREIGVNREGPATTEAGLEDCEGIIGIEAKLRKVNPDVFIYTTVGTWASPFWFKYTDAIWKQGNDWETVSGAAGDLREKWITYRDSMVHDIFVTNSPLTPINNLMTHGVIVSKFGNLNSSSGAASMPLNYDGIVREIRCAYGSGSAMVELYMDTLQLDNINNGKLWDDLSESIEWHKRNADVLGDTHWVGGAPWDGSTSHMYGWAAWNERKNTVTLRNPCGTEQTLTTTLRKIFEIPSYITDRYIALTDVYANQTPTVLSNAVLDIDKTINITLPPFMVVAYDGVPSATSVVTPYYEMEQTAATALEDTLYVLNAISNKGEGYIYYDSSASNRKYRANTSGIDFSDKVTDLNYVWRLKKSNDGTTFTLQNLANPSVYFVADASRNTNFSGTETANLVWNSDKTMHQTNYTNGSNILYIHANQAANTLPNLSYWDNNGAIGTAGTCVVFDFYRVTYVQPSEVSPTYTVTYNYMLDGQVKLTTQEDVRKGRLLPAINVPDYVVATTPEGIVNNDTTVNIPCTLSLPFEISNDLQKHYYFLKLGTGGTYDPIRYVDDGDASKTVLQTNITEVDKGCVWYFKGDPFSGISIYNAQEDKILITSTTMSGSNGGGTYPHLADANAALGSGYTNLWNISPTAVSGVSGGFNLKIYGGTNEYINYRDGNLAFWNNSGATNAGGSVLRVIKDVPVISLNDGGDGYYYATTYLPFDTEVPANSEVGVYAAALNSRGTGVDLSDPLTAIPANSGVILKSASASTLTLTLSDETLAALPANVLQGSCEAIALTDANRANYLIFGRSTTDGKPGFYKPSSAVTSIRANRAHIPATSLPASASAGLAFDDLSITGLNGIETSGSTKNAFYDLQGRRVIHPQKGGVYIRNGKKVIW, encoded by the coding sequence ATGAAACTCAAGAAATATACCCTCATCGCAGCATTGGCACTGCCTATGGCTGCCGCAGCACAGACAGCAAGCGTAACATTCGACACCGACGACTACAAGTCCGTCAGCGTGTACGACTCCTGGGAAAACTCACCCTTCCGCAAAGGAACGCTGCAAGGTAATGTTGCCGTCATTGACAACCACCTCAACCAAGTAGATGATTTTCTCGGCGAAGCACCAAACAGCACGGCAAAGATACTCGGTGTACAGCGCTCACGTTTCGGCTCAAACCAGTTCGGTGCACGCATCGACCTGAAGACCCCCTTTTCGCTCTCACCAACCCCGCAGTATGTACACGTACTCATCAACCGTCCCATAGAAGGACGTGTGATGCTCATGGGCCTCGGTAAGCACCGCGAACAGGATTGGGCAGGACAAAGTCCTGAAACAGAGCAGTTCTGGGAAATCTCCACCACTACGATAACACCCAACAAATGGACAGACGCAGTATTCGCCATCAAGGGTGTATCGGGTGTGGACATCTACAGCCTCGTCGTTGTGCCCGAATGCGAATCTCCGCATGACCGCAATCAGGATTTCGTGGCATACATCGATCAGATTGTGGTGAACACAAGTCCTGCTCCGCTTTTACAGTATGACGACTATCCCACCAACTTTGACAAGAAAAGCACCAAATCCACTCGCAATGACCGAGGTATTAAAACAGTTTCATTGGCAGGTAAGACTGTGAACGTATCGTCCGACCCGTCAAGCGGCGATCCCGTTTATCGCGACATGATGGAGAACACCTTCCCCGTCAAGGCAGGTCAGGAAGTTACGGCATCCATGACCATCGAAGGCAACTGGATGAACAGTTACCTCTACATTGACTACGGACAGGACGGAAAATTCTCCTACGGTCTTAATGCAAACGGAACACCTGCAGAAGGCAGCGACATCAAGACCTTCTCCAACTACAACGGCAAGAACAGTCGAGGTGTAACGAATAGTTCCAACAATACACTTGCCATGCCGTCATTCACTATCCCCGCCGGTACACCAAAGGGATTCTACCGCATGCGCTTCAAGGACGACTGGAACGACATTGACCCGGGCGGTGCACCGACCATCGTGTCTAATGGTGGTGGTATAGTGGACGTACGCCTCAATGTACACGAAGACAACGTTACCGTTACGGAAGACAACCGCAATGGTGAGGTGCTCTCCGGAGACGGCAGCGCGCTCATGACAACCACACCGTTCGGACAGGCATTCACCGTGAAGCTCAATCCTGAGAACGGATTTGCCTACAACGGCATGCGTGTACGCCACGGCTACAACCTCGACGGTGACAAACTCATACGCGGCACACTTCAGTATGTGGATGACATTGTATATAGCAATGCTTTCGACGAGAATGACTGCTACACCATTCCTGCAGAATGGGTGGACGGCGACATCGTTATCGAAGGTCTTTTCGTGGAAAAAGGTACGGAAATCTCGTACGACTATCTCCTTAATTTAAATAAGGACACAACCATAAGCCGCACCGATCGCTACCTCAATGCCGTTACTATGGCTGGCAAAAGAGTTGATATCGCCAACGACAAAAAGGTGTATCACGAAGACATGTCGCAGACCTTCTTCGTTGCGCCAGGCGATGCTATGACTCCGACATTTGGATACGCAGGCGGTCCGATGCATGGCTATGTATATATCGACAAGAACCAAAATGGTATTTTTGATACAGGCAACATTACCAACGGTGTTATCGGCGAGAACAGCGATGCTATGACTTTCTCATTCTGGAGTGGTAATAACACTAACGGACAATCCGGCTACAACAGCAACGGCGTTAACCTTACAGGTTCTGCACGCAACGTGCTCAACCCGCCATCATTCACCATTCCCAACCTTGCCGATGGTTTCTACCGCATCCGCTTCAAGGTGGACTGGAATGAAATCGATGCCGGCGGAAACGTAACCTCTAATAACCACATCATTTCCAATGGCGGTGGCATAGCCGACTATCGTCTGCGTGTTTTCAGCGGTTCTGAAGTAAATGTCAGCGTGGTCAGTGGATACGGAGAAGTGCTCAATGTTTCCAATCAAACTCTTGGTGGCACCACTGTTCCCTACAATGAGGCACTTACATTGAAAGTGGTACCCAATGCAGGGTACGAGGTGGAGGAAATCCTGGTTACCCATGGTGTTCTTGATGCTAATCCGGCCATTATACACAGTGTGCCTCAAGTGCTCACAACAACTTATACAGGTGCAGATCTTACAGACGGCGAACTGACTTTGCCTGCTGAAATCGTGGATGGAGACCTGAGAATAACCGTAAGAATGGTGGGCGAACCATCTGATCCTTCCATCGGCGGGGATGACAATAACAATACGATAGGGGTAACACCAGAGTATCCTGCTGCCACAAAACCCGGAACGGCTTCGCTGACAGTTTCCGGTACAGACCAGTGGACATTAGGGAACAACCTATTTTCTGCCACGTTTGCAAAAAGAAATGGTGTGCTTTCTTTCGTTGGTGCTGAAGCACTCGACATTCAAGGCGCAAAAGAACTCTTCGAGTTCCAACTCTACAACGGTACAAAAGTCAAGGCTTCTGCCATGACGCTTCAAAGTGTGACGATGGAGACGCTCACACCGAATAATGCTGTGCGTACAGCAAGTGAGAGCCGTGCGAATGGATATGCCCTTAAGGCAGTATATACGTATAACTTCGAAACGGGGAAAACACTGACCGCCACATGGCGTGCAGTATTGCGCGACGGTTCGCATTACTTGAGGACCACCGTTGATTTCTCTACGACGCACGACGTCAAAATGAAGACCATCACGCCGATGCAGTTCTATGTGAACAATCGGCACGGTGTGCCGACCAGAAATGGCCAACCCGTGGCAGGAAGTCCCCTCGTAACAAGCCATATCTTTGCAGGACTTGAAACACCTACTGCACTCAACACGGTGGTAGGTGCGGCAGATTTTGAAGTGGGTTCCTGGAAGAATACCTATTTCAACGATCTCGATTCAGACGAGGTGCCTGCCGAACTGTTGTCTTTGACTCCTTATGAGAACCTCTCATCTTTTTCTTCAACATCTTTCTCTGCAGTGGAAGGTCCCGTAATGGTTTCTAACCTGACGAACAATGGTACGGTCTCCTTTACGTTCCTTTACGGCAGCGGAAGTTGCGGTCTTGCAACCGTTGGCGTACAGCTGTTGGATGCAAATGGTTCTGTAGTGGCTCACGACTATCACACGGGTTTCTCGGGTAGTAGGAAGGTGAACCATGTCTATACACTGACAGGCGTTACAGAAGGCAATTATACGCTCCGATATATTATTGACCACGAATCGCAATCAAGCATTTGCGATGCAGGTACCATCACTGTCAGTGGAGCAACCATAAAGAAAGGTACAAACAGTTTTGAGGTGGATTCCTGGAAAAACTCCTATTTCAGCAACCTCGCTTCCAGTGAGGTGCCTTCCGAACTGTTGTCTTTGACTCCATACGAGAATATTACGTCCTTTTCTTCAACATCATTCTCTGCGGCAGAAGGACCTGTAACGGTTTCTAACCTGACGAACAATGGTACGGTCTCCTTTACGTTCCTTTACGGCAGCGGAAGTTGCGGTCTTGCAACCGTTGGTGTACAACTTTTGAATGCAAACGGTTCTGTAGTGGCTCACGACTATCACACCGGTTTCTCTGGTGGTAGGAAAGTAAACCATGTTTATACACTGACGGGTGTTGAAGCCGGTAATTATACGCTTAGATATATTATTGACCACGAGTCGCAATCGAGCATTTGCGACGCAGGTACTATTACTGTCAGTGGAGCAACCATAACTAAGCGTGATGATGCAGTCGCTACTCCAACTTCCACTATACAAGGTGTGTGGCGTCGTCCGCAATGGCTTAAGCCCAACGATGATTGGCACGTTGGCGCTGTTGTCGGTCTGATTGCTCAAGACGACAACCAAGACCAGGCCCGTCGTTCCGTTCTTGCATACGTGGAGCGCGAACGTGCTGTGCCTTGGCGCAGTTTCTCACTTTATAACTCATGGTACGAAGTCAATATCAATCGTACCAACAAATACAGCGACTATTCACATTGTATGACCGAGGCTCAATGTATGAAAATACTTCAGCATTGGAAGGATAGTCTTTACACTAAACGTGGGCAGAGCATTCAGTCGTTTGTTTGGGATGACGGATGGGATACATACGGTAATTGGGGATTCAACCCCGGCTTCCCTAACGGCTTTACCAATCTCAGCAACCTTGCAGGCAGTTTTAACACGAACATCGGTGCATGGCTCGGTCCGAAAGGTGGATACGATACGGCTGGAGCGCAAAGAAAGAAGTATTGGACTGACAAGGGCAAAACTATGGGACTTGCCGAGCCCGAGTATTACAGCCTGTTCCTTGATACATGCTCTCACTTCTTGCAGAATTACAATTTCAACTGTTTCAAGTTCGACGGCATCAGAGAAATTGGAGTAAACCGCGAAGGACCTGCCACAACGGAAGCCGGCCTTGAAGATTGTGAGGGTATCATAGGTATAGAAGCCAAATTGCGCAAAGTGAACCCTGATGTATTCATCTATACCACAGTAGGGACATGGGCATCACCATTCTGGTTCAAATATACTGACGCTATCTGGAAGCAAGGTAACGACTGGGAAACCGTTTCAGGTGCTGCAGGCGACTTACGCGAAAAATGGATTACCTATCGCGACTCCATGGTGCATGACATCTTCGTGACCAACTCGCCACTCACACCCATCAATAACCTGATGACACACGGCGTTATCGTTTCGAAGTTTGGAAATCTGAACTCAAGTTCAGGCGCAGCGAGTATGCCGCTCAATTATGACGGTATAGTGCGCGAAATCCGTTGTGCTTACGGTTCAGGTTCAGCCATGGTAGAACTCTATATGGATACGTTGCAGCTCGATAATATCAACAACGGAAAACTTTGGGACGATTTATCAGAGAGTATCGAATGGCACAAGAGGAATGCGGATGTGTTGGGCGACACCCACTGGGTGGGTGGTGCACCATGGGATGGTAGCACTTCACACATGTACGGATGGGCGGCATGGAATGAGCGTAAGAACACGGTTACGCTCCGCAACCCGTGCGGTACGGAACAGACGCTGACCACAACGCTCCGCAAGATTTTTGAAATCCCTTCATATATTACTGACCGCTACATCGCGCTGACAGATGTCTATGCTAACCAAACACCCACGGTGCTCAGCAACGCGGTGTTGGATATTGACAAAACCATTAACATCACGCTGCCCCCGTTCATGGTGGTTGCGTATGATGGTGTACCTTCAGCAACCAGTGTGGTTACGCCTTATTACGAGATGGAGCAGACAGCCGCTACGGCTCTTGAAGATACGCTCTACGTGCTCAATGCCATATCGAATAAGGGCGAAGGGTATATCTACTACGATTCTTCTGCAAGCAACAGGAAATACCGCGCAAACACATCGGGCATCGACTTCTCTGATAAAGTAACGGACCTCAATTACGTATGGCGACTTAAGAAGAGTAACGACGGCACGACATTCACATTGCAGAATTTGGCTAACCCGTCGGTTTATTTCGTGGCTGACGCATCCAGAAATACAAACTTCTCAGGCACAGAAACGGCTAACCTCGTTTGGAATTCGGATAAAACGATGCACCAAACGAACTATACTAATGGCTCAAATATCTTGTACATTCATGCGAATCAAGCCGCCAACACCCTGCCCAACCTCAGTTATTGGGACAACAATGGTGCTATCGGTACGGCAGGCACGTGCGTCGTGTTCGATTTCTACCGCGTTACCTATGTGCAGCCCTCTGAAGTTAGTCCCACATATACCGTTACTTACAACTATATGCTTGACGGACAGGTGAAACTGACTACACAGGAAGATGTGCGCAAAGGCAGGTTGCTTCCGGCCATAAACGTGCCGGACTACGTGGTGGCCACTACTCCTGAAGGCATTGTCAATAATGATACAACGGTGAACATTCCGTGCACCCTGAGCCTGCCTTTTGAAATCAGCAACGACTTGCAAAAGCACTATTATTTCCTTAAATTAGGTACGGGTGGAACATACGACCCTATAAGGTATGTGGACGATGGTGATGCTTCGAAAACAGTTCTTCAAACAAACATTACAGAAGTAGATAAAGGCTGTGTGTGGTATTTCAAGGGCGATCCTTTCAGTGGTATCAGCATCTACAATGCACAGGAAGACAAAATTCTCATCACTTCTACCACGATGAGCGGCTCTAATGGTGGTGGCACCTATCCACACCTTGCAGATGCCAATGCTGCGCTTGGAAGCGGCTATACAAATCTTTGGAACATCTCGCCAACTGCCGTTTCCGGTGTTTCGGGCGGATTTAACCTTAAAATATACGGGGGTACGAACGAATACATCAATTACCGCGACGGCAATCTCGCCTTTTGGAACAATAGCGGTGCTACGAATGCAGGAGGTTCGGTGTTGCGTGTAATTAAGGACGTGCCAGTCATTTCGCTGAACGATGGCGGCGATGGCTATTACTATGCTACGACCTACTTGCCATTTGACACCGAAGTGCCTGCAAACAGTGAGGTAGGCGTTTATGCAGCCGCACTTAATAGCAGAGGAACAGGAGTAGATTTGTCTGATCCGTTGACAGCCATACCGGCAAACAGCGGAGTTATTCTCAAGTCGGCAAGTGCCTCTACACTCACACTGACACTCTCCGATGAAACACTTGCTGCACTTCCTGCAAATGTTTTGCAAGGCTCTTGCGAAGCCATTGCACTGACAGATGCCAATCGCGCCAATTATCTCATTTTCGGCAGGTCAACGACCGACGGCAAGCCTGGTTTCTATAAACCATCGTCCGCAGTAACGAGCATAAGGGCTAACAGGGCGCACATACCGGCTACCTCGCTTCCCGCTTCAGCATCGGCAGGGCTTGCCTTTGACGACTTGTCCATAACAGGTCTGAACGGCATAGAAACTTCCGGCAGCACGAAGAATGCTTTCTATGACCTACAAGGACGCCGCGTTATCCATCCGCAAAAAGGCGGAGTTTACATCCGCAACGGCAAGAAAGTGATTTGGTAA
- a CDS encoding alpha-L-fucosidase, with amino-acid sequence MKRITLILVFGLFVRPSALFGQLEMIDEAPSNPNNEPAEVFPVPSERQMKWQETEFYAFFHYGMNTYTGLEWGNGDENVNRFAPTRLPDPEQWLRLCKKAEMKGGIAVVKHHDGFCLWPTETTDHHCQNSSNAYAKQTNIPEAFVRAAKKLDMKYGFYISPWDRNSAYYGTDEYVTKVFLKQCFELSQYGTDQFEMWFDGANGGSGYYGGAYENRSIDESYYYDIPNLRDSVHKVCPDIILWGVGGEARWCGTESGYTNETTWSMGSGLSGSETAWQWKPSESDAKATSGGWFWHDGETTKNSETLFDMYLKTVGRNATLILNFPPDMSGRLTDADSVQLCDLGEKLRTRFGTDLAKTATVTANVTRSGGNYAASNLIDGDKNTYWATNDGQKAATITLTWNQPQNVHYVTLQEYIRKGQRVKGFTIETTADGTTWTQRASNIQTTTIGYKRIIPLNGSTSNSYDNGFNVKGIRIKITDSRACPLLHTVSVY; translated from the coding sequence ATGAAAAGAATTACTCTTATCCTCGTGTTTGGACTATTCGTTCGACCGTCTGCCCTGTTCGGTCAGTTGGAGATGATAGACGAAGCGCCGAGCAATCCGAACAATGAGCCGGCGGAAGTATTCCCCGTGCCTTCGGAACGCCAGATGAAATGGCAGGAGACTGAATTCTATGCCTTCTTCCATTATGGAATGAACACCTACACCGGTCTGGAATGGGGCAATGGTGACGAGAATGTCAACCGTTTCGCGCCCACAAGGTTGCCCGATCCGGAACAGTGGCTCCGCCTCTGCAAGAAAGCAGAGATGAAAGGCGGTATCGCAGTAGTGAAGCACCATGACGGTTTCTGCTTGTGGCCAACAGAGACGACGGACCACCACTGTCAGAACTCATCCAATGCCTACGCCAAGCAAACCAACATTCCTGAGGCTTTCGTAAGGGCAGCAAAGAAACTGGATATGAAGTATGGCTTCTACATATCGCCGTGGGACAGGAACAGTGCCTACTACGGCACTGATGAATACGTAACAAAGGTGTTCCTCAAGCAGTGTTTCGAACTCTCACAGTACGGCACCGACCAGTTTGAAATGTGGTTCGACGGCGCCAACGGAGGTTCCGGTTATTATGGAGGTGCGTATGAGAACCGTTCCATCGACGAAAGCTACTATTACGACATCCCCAACTTGCGCGACTCTGTACACAAAGTTTGCCCGGACATCATCCTTTGGGGCGTGGGCGGAGAAGCACGCTGGTGCGGTACGGAATCAGGCTACACCAACGAAACCACGTGGTCCATGGGCTCCGGACTTAGCGGAAGCGAGACCGCATGGCAGTGGAAGCCCAGCGAAAGCGATGCCAAAGCCACAAGCGGCGGTTGGTTCTGGCATGATGGCGAAACCACCAAGAACTCCGAGACGCTCTTCGACATGTATCTCAAGACCGTGGGACGGAACGCCACACTCATCCTCAACTTCCCACCCGACATGTCCGGACGTCTCACTGATGCCGACTCCGTGCAACTCTGCGATTTGGGCGAAAAACTCAGAACGCGCTTCGGCACCGACCTCGCTAAGACAGCCACCGTTACTGCAAACGTTACACGTTCAGGTGGCAACTACGCTGCAAGCAACCTTATAGACGGCGACAAGAACACCTATTGGGCAACCAACGACGGCCAGAAGGCGGCTACCATTACCCTTACTTGGAATCAGCCGCAGAACGTGCACTACGTAACCCTTCAGGAGTACATCCGCAAGGGACAGCGCGTGAAAGGTTTCACCATAGAAACCACAGCCGACGGCACCACATGGACACAGCGTGCGTCGAACATACAGACCACGACCATCGGTTATAAGAGAATTATCCCTCTCAATGGCAGCACATCGAACAGTTACGATAATGGTTTCAATGTAAAGGGAATACGTATCAAGATCACTGACAGCCGCGCATGTCCGCTGCTGCATACGGTATCGGTATATTAA
- a CDS encoding RDD family protein — protein MNNYIITSQNVRVETRQAVFMLRLMSGLIDLLVMFAIIWLSAAYMIPLVEAFGEFAVFVIVIAIMMYPFITEVLFHGQTFGKMALKLKVVRVEGEAPSVGDFFLRWALQPVDYLLLPPVTLCLFVFSDRSQRLGDMASGTMVIRTERSANRMVRLNDFYTVQVGYVPVYPLAQNLTEGQAEIIHTVLTSYSQSTNQQINSLAQKVVPICGPPPSSNIYTGQYLTQVWRDYQYFASRRK, from the coding sequence ATGAACAATTACATCATTACCAGTCAGAATGTTCGCGTGGAAACCCGTCAGGCGGTTTTCATGCTACGCCTGATGTCGGGCTTGATTGACCTGCTGGTGATGTTTGCTATCATCTGGTTGTCAGCTGCTTATATGATACCGTTAGTTGAAGCCTTTGGTGAATTTGCAGTCTTTGTAATTGTGATAGCCATCATGATGTATCCTTTTATCACGGAGGTGCTTTTTCATGGTCAGACGTTCGGCAAGATGGCACTGAAGTTGAAAGTGGTGCGCGTGGAAGGCGAGGCACCGAGTGTGGGCGACTTTTTCCTGCGCTGGGCACTTCAACCGGTGGACTACCTCCTGTTGCCGCCCGTTACGCTCTGCCTCTTCGTCTTTTCCGACCGTTCTCAGCGGCTGGGCGACATGGCGAGCGGCACGATGGTGATTCGCACGGAACGTTCGGCAAACCGCATGGTGCGACTGAACGACTTCTATACGGTGCAGGTCGGCTATGTGCCCGTTTATCCGCTTGCGCAGAACCTTACAGAGGGTCAGGCAGAGATTATCCACACCGTGCTGACTTCTTACAGTCAATCGACAAACCAGCAAATCAACAGCCTGGCGCAAAAGGTAGTGCCCATCTGCGGTCCGCCGCCCAGCAGCAACATTTATACCGGGCAATACCTCACCCAAGTCTGGCGCGACTATCAGTATTTTGCCAGCAGGCGGAAGTAG
- a CDS encoding stage II sporulation protein M, giving the protein MLESTFIQRNREKWSQFEHVCYATDHYPPSQLADVYDELMADLAFAQTHYPDSKVTTYLNDMTLKIHLAVYKKGNTSMKQSFVRLVRESIPMALYTHRRMLLYALVLFAFGTFVGVVSQLGDPDFSRLILGDEYVDMSLQNISKGTPTDVYSSSNEATMMAQIPTNNIMVSLRCFVMGILTLFGTGVMAFYNSVMLGCFCTFFYQHGVFSEAMQAVWLHGTIEISAIIVAIAAGFVLGTGWIFPGTMSRRQAFRKNAKQGLYIFLATVPMLLVAGFIESFLTRHVPEWPTGLNVAFIILSLVLVVLYIIVWPAMVAKARKRNHEED; this is encoded by the coding sequence ATGTTAGAATCTACGTTCATACAGAGAAATCGCGAGAAGTGGTCGCAGTTTGAGCATGTCTGCTATGCCACGGACCATTATCCGCCCTCACAACTTGCCGACGTTTACGACGAGTTGATGGCAGACCTTGCCTTTGCGCAGACCCACTATCCCGACTCGAAGGTTACGACCTACCTGAACGACATGACACTCAAGATCCACCTCGCCGTGTACAAGAAGGGAAATACGAGCATGAAGCAATCGTTCGTCAGGCTGGTCAGGGAGAGCATCCCCATGGCGCTCTACACACATCGCCGCATGCTCCTCTATGCCCTAGTCCTCTTCGCGTTCGGCACATTCGTCGGCGTGGTTTCACAACTGGGCGACCCCGACTTCAGCCGACTCATTCTCGGCGACGAATATGTGGATATGAGCCTGCAAAACATCAGCAAGGGCACGCCGACGGATGTGTACAGCAGCAGCAACGAAGCCACGATGATGGCACAAATACCCACCAACAACATCATGGTGTCGCTCCGGTGCTTCGTCATGGGCATACTGACGCTTTTCGGCACGGGTGTCATGGCGTTCTACAACAGTGTGATGCTCGGCTGTTTCTGCACTTTCTTCTACCAGCATGGCGTATTCTCCGAAGCCATGCAGGCGGTGTGGCTGCACGGCACGATAGAAATCAGTGCCATCATCGTCGCCATCGCAGCAGGTTTCGTGCTCGGTACGGGATGGATTTTCCCGGGCACCATGAGCCGCCGGCAAGCCTTCCGGAAGAATGCGAAGCAAGGGCTCTACATTTTCCTTGCCACTGTGCCGATGCTCCTCGTGGCAGGTTTCATCGAGTCGTTCCTCACGCGCCACGTCCCGGAGTGGCCCACAGGCCTCAATGTGGCTTTCATTATCCTCTCGCTCGTGCTGGTCGTACTCTACATCATAGTGTGGCCTGCAATGGTGGCTAAAGCAAGAAAACGCAACCATGAAGAAGATTGA